The DNA region ACCCAAAACATAGTTGTTGGAGACCCTACCATTGGCACAGTAAATAGTATTATTGCACCCATAATATGAAAAGACCCTAATAATTTCTCTGCATTAATCCATCTATCAGCAATTATTCCTGCCAATGCAGGCATAAATAGCGAAGCTATTCCCATAGTTGAAAAGATTGCTCCAAACTCTGCTCCAGACCATTGTTTGGTCTGAAACCAATATCCGCCTATTGTTATTAACCAAGCTCCCCAAATAAAAAATTGGAGAAAGTTCATTAGTATAAGTCGTGATTTAATTCCCATAGTCTATGTTGTTATTGATATTAATATGTTTAATTTTGAAAAAAATAAAGGCAAATATAAACTAATTTCAATGAATTGTATTGCAATAGCTTGCTTGTTAATATTTTTGAACATGCTTATTAATCCATTTTCAATCGTAAAAAAACTATAACCATTATGCAACAATACCTCGATTTATTAACACGGGTTTTAGACGAAGGAGCACAAAAAGGCGACCGCACAGGAACGGGTACTAAAAGTGTTTTCGGTCATCAGATGCGTTTTGATTTAAGTAAAGGCTTCCCTGTATTAACAACTAAAAAGCTACATTTACGCTCTATTATTCATGAGTTACTTTGGTTTTTACAAGGCAATACCAACGTGAAATATTTGCAAGAAAACAACGTACGCATTTGGAATGAATGGGCAGATGAAAATGGAGAGTTGGGACCTATTTACGGCTATCAATGGCGATCTTGGCCCGGGCAAAACGGAGAACATATCGATCAAATAAGCCAAATTATCGATTCAATAAAAAATAATCCCAATTCCAGACGACATATAGTGAATGCTTGGAATGTAAGCGAAATTAAAAATATGGCATTACCTCCTTGCCATATCTTATTTCAGTTTTATGTTGCCGACGGAAAATTATCCTGTCAACTGTATCAGCGAAGTGCTGATATTTTCCTTGGAGTACCTTTTAACATTGCTTCATACGCTTTACTCACCATGATGGTTGCTCAGGTAACCGGATTAAAACCGGGAGAATTTGTTCATACTTTAGGCGATGCTCATATTTACTTAAATCATTTGAATCAAGTAAAACTTCAGCTGACGCGAAACACTTTTGATTTACCTCAAATGCACATTAACCCTGAAATAAAGTCGATTTTTGATTTTAAATACGAAGATTTTGAATTAAAGAATTATAAAGCACACCCTTCTATTAAAGGCGAAATATCGGTTTAATATTTTTACTCCTCAAGTTTTAACAATTCATCATAAGGATTACCTTCTATTCCTAACATTTGTGTAAATGCAGCTTCGGTTGACAATCCTTGATGCTTCAGCTTAATAATCTCAGACCTAAATTCTGGTCCTTTTTCTTGTAGAATTTTATATTCGATGAGCATATGCCGATATGCATTTTGTTTATCGGAAGGTATATTCTGTCCGAAAATCTCTACAATAAATCTTACGGTCTCAAATTTCGCAACGGTCGACTTAATTCCTTGATGAACTTTTGTTTTTATTTCGAATCTGTTTTTATCTACAAACAACTTGTACAAAACATCTGAAAACTCATCATTATTCTCACATTCACAGACAATATCTAAATCGCTATTTGGTAAATCAATTCCTAATGGAATTGTTCCGGATAGAATTGGATTATAAACTTTCAGCTTTTCAAATATTTGCAATTCTTTTAATTCGATATAAGCTTCTTTTTGCCGGCTATTTCCGAATTTCAAATAATCAATATTTTTAAAGTTTATCATTATTTACTAACTCCTTTAAAACTATTTAATAAAAACCGATATAAAATAATTTTATACTTTATCTACCAGTACGAGTATCTGACAAATGGATAAGCTTTTCTGTAATAATTCCTTGAAATATTGACATTACCGCCATAACCACCAACAACGTAATGGAATAAACCCAGTCAAAATATAACAAAAGTACGGGCAACCATTGTAATTTTATTCCTCTGTTATAAAGAAATACAACAAGAAACTTATCCTTAACACCTCTCGACTGTAAATCCTTCAAAAGCGGATACCAAGCGTAAATGGAACCCATCGAAATAATCCCTGCCAATACTGAGATTATCCAACCTTTAATACCGGCATCCTCCCCCATATATTTTTGTATTCCTTTATTATCGATAAACAGATTTGCCAAAAACATTATAGTATAAACAAGAATAAAAACAGGAGCAATTTGTACAAGTAGACTATAAAATGAATTTAAAATAGGTGTCATTTTTTCGGGAGCAAAGAAATATACCGAAATATATACTCCCAATACTACTAGTGGGAAATACCATTTTGCAAGTCCTTGCTTTGGCTTTTTACTTTTCTTATGTTCTTCTATTTTCAAATCCATTTTACAAAACGCCAACAATAAATACAGTAATAATGGCGGTAACAATAGCCATAAAGAAAGCACTAATATTCCTATAAATTGCAAATCTCTTACCAAGAGCTTTTGCCTCAATAGGCGATTGAATTATTCCTACAGTTACCCAAGCCACCATAAAAGCAGTTACAGCAACTAAACTAACACCGTTACTTAAAAATTCACTCCCAAGAACATAAGCTGTTATAGGATTTCCAAGCATCAAACTCCCAATAAAATCACCTAACAAAGAATCTAATAATAGATTACCCGTAAACAGATTAGTAAAAAAAGAAGTTGGAATTAAAACGGTAATAATACTCACCA from Bacteroidales bacterium includes:
- a CDS encoding DUF4269 domain-containing protein gives rise to the protein MINFKNIDYLKFGNSRQKEAYIELKELQIFEKLKVYNPILSGTIPLGIDLPNSDLDIVCECENNDEFSDVLYKLFVDKNRFEIKTKVHQGIKSTVAKFETVRFIVEIFGQNIPSDKQNAYRHMLIEYKILQEKGPEFRSEIIKLKHQGLSTEAAFTQMLGIEGNPYDELLKLEE
- a CDS encoding thymidylate synthase, producing MQQYLDLLTRVLDEGAQKGDRTGTGTKSVFGHQMRFDLSKGFPVLTTKKLHLRSIIHELLWFLQGNTNVKYLQENNVRIWNEWADENGELGPIYGYQWRSWPGQNGEHIDQISQIIDSIKNNPNSRRHIVNAWNVSEIKNMALPPCHILFQFYVADGKLSCQLYQRSADIFLGVPFNIASYALLTMMVAQVTGLKPGEFVHTLGDAHIYLNHLNQVKLQLTRNTFDLPQMHINPEIKSIFDFKYEDFELKNYKAHPSIKGEISV
- a CDS encoding MFS transporter → MGIKSRLILMNFLQFFIWGAWLITIGGYWFQTKQWSGAEFGAIFSTMGIASLFMPALAGIIADRWINAEKLLGSFHIMGAIILFTVPMVGSPTTMFWV